One window of the Manihot esculenta cultivar AM560-2 chromosome 14, M.esculenta_v8, whole genome shotgun sequence genome contains the following:
- the LOC122721761 gene encoding receptor-like protein 9b isoform X2 translates to MKVMKVCFMVLVMIMVLLLQEIWCSADCWETDRIALLQLQSHLNYSLQHDPNILFYYDYSTSFSEIDVIKCCDWERVRCSATTGRIIQLNLDSIRDFSAGMWYLNASLFLPFQHLNHLDLNYNQIAGCFKNEGGEELLNMSNLEFLDMRHNHLGNGVLSLKGLSSLKTLWIDYNQLKGSFDLKG, encoded by the exons atgaaggTGATGAAGGTGTGCTTTATGGTATTAGTAATGATAATGGTTTTATTATTACAAGAGATTTGGTGCTCTGCTGATTGTTGGGAGACTGACAGAATTGCTCTCTTGCAACTTCAGTCTCATCTCAATTATTCTCTTCAACATGATCCAAATATTCTTTTCTACTATGATTATTCCACATCTTTTTCGGAAATTGATGTTATCAAGTGTTGTGATTGGGAAAGAGTGAGGTGTAGTGCTACCACAGGACGTATTATCCAACTCAATCTTGACAGTATAAGAGATTTTTCAGCAGGAATGTGGTATCTAAATGCCTCTTTGTTTCTTCCATTCCAACACCTCAACCATTTAGACTTAAACTACAATCAGATTGCAGGTTGTTTTAAGAATGAAG GTGGTGAAGAATTATTAAATATGAGCAATCTAGAATTTTTAGACATGCGTCACAATCACCTTGGAAATGGTGTTTTATCTCTCAAGGGTCTCTCCTCTCTTAAAACTCTATGGATAGATTATAATCAATTGAAAGGATCTTTTGATTTAAAAggttag
- the LOC122721761 gene encoding receptor-like protein 9b isoform X1 has product MKVMKVCFMVLVMIMVLLLQEIWCSADCWETDRIALLQLQSHLNYSLQHDPNILFYYDYSTSFSEIDVIKCCDWERVRCSATTGRIIQLNLDSIRDFSAGMWYLNASLFLPFQHLNHLDLNYNQIAGCFKNEGFERLSSLENLEFLNLGLNKFNTDILSSLAHLSSLKYLYLNDNDMKGRINTEGEHT; this is encoded by the exons atgaaggTGATGAAGGTGTGCTTTATGGTATTAGTAATGATAATGGTTTTATTATTACAAGAGATTTGGTGCTCTGCTGATTGTTGGGAGACTGACAGAATTGCTCTCTTGCAACTTCAGTCTCATCTCAATTATTCTCTTCAACATGATCCAAATATTCTTTTCTACTATGATTATTCCACATCTTTTTCGGAAATTGATGTTATCAAGTGTTGTGATTGGGAAAGAGTGAGGTGTAGTGCTACCACAGGACGTATTATCCAACTCAATCTTGACAGTATAAGAGATTTTTCAGCAGGAATGTGGTATCTAAATGCCTCTTTGTTTCTTCCATTCCAACACCTCAACCATTTAGACTTAAACTACAATCAGATTGCAGGTTGTTTTAAGAATGAAG GTTTTGAAAGGCTATCCTCACTTGAGAATTTGGAGTTTCTTAATTTAGGTCTTAATAAATTCAacactgatattttatcatctCTAGCTCATCTCTcatctttaaaatatttatatctaaatGATAATGACATGAAAGGAAGAATTAATACTGAAGGTGAGCATACATAA
- the LOC110631125 gene encoding receptor-like protein 13 has product MSNLEVLSLGGNNITKFISSRGMRNLRALYLIAIKGSGMLLQSLGAFTNLETLYMSWSDLKGTRFAQGSNLTNLKELYLYGCSVDENFLQSFEILPSLETLSLWGCGLSGIIPVNQDSNLTNLRELYLDYSSVDENLLQYLKALPSLETLSMQGCGFSGIITMNQGICKLKHLQILDISYNDLSGNLPLCLANLTSLRQLDLSFNHFIGNISSSPLEGLTNLEYLSVSGNLFQIPISLSPFFNHSKLKYMESRGNKIFAETDGQYLNSRFQLERLVLSSGGYCGAFPKFLYHQHNLQFVDLSHNQMREGFPSWLLQNNTKLEELYLINNSLSGPLKLPIHSHMNLSLLDISDNFFQGYITPEIGTYLPKLSHLNMLGNGFSGSIPSSFGNMSLLRYLDLSNNRLSGIIPEDLTIGCVSLRELILSNNSLQGQIFSEISNLRFLYELQLDGNQFTGSIPHSLSNNSFIEVLDLSHNNLYGRIPRWLGDMHFLRVLDLSMNNISGSLPSNFCPSNIQEIYLSRNGLQGSLEDAFYGCSELIVLDLGHNHMTGSIPSCHNLRVMDISYNHLSGKIPNWIRNMSSLQILDLSQNNISGSLPSNFCPRDLTEVHLSKNMLQGLLKDSFYNCPSLVVLDLSHNNLIGRIPKWIGEIPLGYILLSHNHFEGEIPIQLCKLDKLSLIDLSYNNLSGHIPHCLRCSSNYWYRQQEALLDPPTTALAPSVAYSPDVQPEQPVEFTTKNSSYFYQPSILHYFSGIDLSCNNLTGEIPPELGKLDMIKVLNLSHNKLIGAIPPTFSNLRQIESLDLSYNNLQGKIPSQLTQLYSLAVFNVAHNNLSGKTPERVAQFATFDQSSYEGNPLLCGLPLPKSCNNTSPSPPVTPTEEKEDNGFMDMGVFYVSFVVSYIMVLLAIAAVLYINPYWRRRWFYFIETSLTNCYYFLVDNIPLLSKLGVS; this is encoded by the exons ATGAGTAATTTGGAGGTGCTGAGTTTGGGTGGAAACAACATTACAAAGTTTATCAGTTCAAGAg GAATGAGAAATTTGAGAGCCCTTTATCTAATCGCTATAAAAGGAAGCGGCATGCTGTTACAATCATTGGGAGCATTCACCAATCTCGAGACCCTATATATGAGCTGGAGTGATTTAAAAGGGACAAGATTTGCTCAAG GTTCTAATCTCACCAATTTGAAAGAGTTATATCTATATGGTTGTTCTGTGGATGAAAACTTTCTCCAAAGTTTTGAAATACTTCCTTCCCTTGAAACGTTATCATTGTGGGGATGTGGACTTAGTGGCATTATACCTGTGAACCAAG ATTCTAATCTCACCAATTTGAGAGAGTTATATCTAGACTACTCTTCGGTGGATGAAAACTTACTCCAATATCTTAAAGCACTTCCTTCTCTTGAAACATTGTCAATGCAGGGCTGTGGATTTAGTGGTATCATAACTATGAACCAAG GTATTTGCAAATTGAAGCATCTCCAAATACTAGACATTAGCTACAACGATCTCAGTGGTAACTTACCTCTGTGTCTAGCAAATTTGACTTCTCTTCGACAATTAGACCTCTCTTTCAATCATTTCATTGGAAACATCTCTTCATCTCCACTTGAGGGTTTAACAAATCTCGAATATCTATCAGTTTCAGGCAATCTTTTTCAAATCCCAATCTCATTAAGTCCATTTTTcaaccattcaaaactcaagtacATGGAAAGTAGGGGTAACAAAATATTTGCAGAAACAGATGGTCAGTACTTGAACTCAAGATTTCAATTGGAGAGGCTTGTATTATCTAGTGGTGGATATTGTGGAGCATTCCCCAAATTCCTTTATCACCAGCATAACCTACAATTTGTTGATCTATCACACAATCAAATGAGAGAAGGGTTTCCATCTTGGTTGTTGCAGAATAACACAAAATTGGAAGAACTTTACTTAATCAACAATTCTTTATCAGGGCCTTTGAAATTACCAATTCATTCCCATATGAATTTGTCATTGTTGGATATCTCAGACAATTTCTTTCAAGGCTACATCACACCAGAGATAGGAACATATCTGCCAAAATTGTCACATTTAAACATGTTGGGAAATGGTTTCAGTGGTAGCATTCCTTCTTCGTTTGGAAATATGAGCTTGTTGAGATATTTAGACTTATCCAACAATAGATTGTCAGGTATTATACCAGAGGACTTAACCATTGGTTGTGTCTCATTGCGAGAACTCATACTTTCAAACAACAGTTTGCAAGGCCAAATATTTTCTGAAATCTCTAACTTAAGGTTTCTGTATGAGTTACAATTGGATGGCAATCAATTCACTGGCAGCATTCCACATAGCTTGTCTAACAACTCTTTTATAGAAGTTTTGGATCTTAGTCATAACAACTTATATGGTAGGATCCCAAGGTGGCTGGGGGACATGCACTTTCTTCGCGTTTTGGATCTTTCAATGAATAATATCTCAGGAAGTCTACCATCTAACTTTTGCCCTTCAAATATACAAGAGATTTATTTGTCTAGAAATGGGCTACAAGGGTCATTGGAGGATGCATTTTATGGTTGCTCTGAGTTAATTGTGTTAGATTTGGGCCATAATCATATGACTGGAAGCATTCCATCATGCCACAATTTGAGAGTAATGGACATCAGTTACAATCACCTCTCTGGTAAGATTCCGAATTGGATCAGGAATATGTCTTCTCTTCAAATTTTGGATCTTTCACAGAACAACATTTCTGGAAGTTTACCATCCAATTTCTGTCCAAGAGATTTAACAGAAGTCCATTTGTCTAAAAATATGCTGCAAGGATTGTTAAAGGATTCATTCTATAATTGCCCTTCATTGGTGGTGTTAGATCTTAGCCATAATAATTTGATAGGAAGGATACCAAAATGGATTGGAGAGATTCCATTGGGCTATATTCTCTTGAGTCATAATCATTTTGAAGGTGAAATCCCAATTCAGCTATGCAAGTTGGATAAGTTAAGCTTGATTGATCTTTCTTATAACAATCTTTCTGGTCATATTCCTCATTGCCTAAGATGCAGCAGTAATTATTGGTATAGGCAACAAGAAGCTTTACTCGATCCTCCTACCACTGCTTTAGCTCCAAGTGTTGCTTATTCTCCTGACGTACAACCCGAACAGCCAGTAGAGTTTACAACCAAGAACTCTTCTTATTTTTACCAACCAAGCATCCTTCACTATTTCTCGGGAATTGATCTCTCTTGTAACAATTTGACTGGTGAGATTCCTCCTGAATTAGGAAAGCTCGACATGATCAAGGTATTAAATCTTTCCCACAACAAGTTGATTGGAGCAATCCCACCCACATTTTCAAACCTAAGGCAAATTGAGAGCTTGGATCTTTCTTATAACAATTTGCAAGGGAAAATTCCTTCTCAACTTACTCAGCTATATTCTCTAGCTGTATTCAATGTAGCACACAACAATCTATCTGGCAAAACACCTGAGAGGGTTGCACAATTTGCAACATTTGACCAGAGTAGCTACGAGGGAAATCCTTTGTTGTGTGGACTGCCACTGCCGAAGAGTTGCAACAACACATCTCCATCACCACCAGTAACTCCaacagaagaaaaagaagataacGGCTTCATGGatatgggtgttttctatgtgaGCTTTGTGGTGTCGTACATCATGGTGTTGCTAGCAATAGCAGCAGTTCtatacataaacccatactgGCGACGAAGATGGTTTTACTTCATCGAAACGAGCCTTACCAATTGCTATTATTTTCTGGTGGACAATATTCCTCTACTGTCCAAATTGGGAGTATCATAG